From the genome of Nasonia vitripennis strain AsymCx chromosome 1, Nvit_psr_1.1, whole genome shotgun sequence, one region includes:
- the LOC103317721 gene encoding uncharacterized protein LOC103317721 — MRRSYRKVGVRKKKNMSIPSKGKLMKSEEDNEEIKESVDWLAANEVPWDLVLSHWKKNYKNPLQRIKRRTKQKLKAWDTFFDIVKIKINERDGTAVTLNQKLSHAENSDSKVLLGLALICHMYPAKQMKQIQGKAHRPSIGLSKESMFKIAETLEIYNALKRLLKQRQLHKSYLFNPIF; from the exons atgaGAAGAAGCTACAGAAAAGTGGGGgtgcgaaaaaaaaagaatatgtCCATTCCATCTAAAGGAAAGCTTATGA AGTCTGAAGAAGACAATGAGGAGATTAAAGAAAGCGTAGACTGGTTGGCCGCCAATGAAGTTCCTTGGGACTTAGTGTTATCACACTGGAAAAAAAACTACAAAAATCCGCTGCAAAGAATTAAAAGAagaacaaaacaaaaactta AAGCTTGGGATACATTTTTtgatattgtaaaaatcaaaataaacgAAAGAGATGGAACGGCTGTTAcgttaaatcaaaaactaagCCATGCTGAGAATTCCG attcCAAGGTACTTTTAGGTTTGGCCTTGATATGTCACATGTATCCTGCAAAACAAATGAAGCAAATTCAAGGAAAAGCTCATAGGCCGTCGATCGGACTGTCTAAAGAAAGCATGTTTAAAATTGCAGAA accCTGGAGATATACAACGCGTTAAAGAGACTGCTAAAACAAAGGCAGTTGCACAAAAGTTACCTATTCAACCCTATATTTTAG